In a single window of the Pedococcus dokdonensis genome:
- a CDS encoding DUF1972 domain-containing protein — MTRTVRILGTHGVPAAYGGFETAAEQIGLYLVAQGWRVVVYCQAEGRGPVTYDTWRGIERVTIPQHREGWLGTSAFDWTSINHAVQHDDVCLTFGYNTGVFNILQRLRRIPNVINMDGMEWTRRRWGVVRQAILLANERFASLFGNHLIADHPDIERYLARWARRSRISMITYGAHAVVDASPAPVEAMGLQPGGYLTVICRPIPENSLLEIVEGFSAKRRGRTLVVLGNLDGGTDDYHRQVLEAASDEVRFPGAIYDPEVVQALRFHSLAYVHGHTVGGTNPSLVEAMAAGNPVIAHDNVYNRWVAGPAQRYFSTADDLAALLDELLDSPDALHQMHDAARGRHAEEFTWEHVAGQYEAVLARFHAKLTHRA; from the coding sequence ATGACACGGACGGTCCGCATCCTCGGCACCCACGGCGTGCCCGCGGCATACGGCGGCTTCGAGACGGCCGCCGAGCAGATCGGCCTCTACCTCGTGGCCCAGGGCTGGCGGGTGGTCGTCTACTGCCAGGCCGAGGGCCGCGGCCCGGTCACCTACGACACCTGGCGCGGCATCGAGCGGGTGACCATCCCCCAGCACCGCGAGGGCTGGCTGGGCACGTCCGCCTTCGACTGGACCTCGATCAACCACGCCGTCCAGCACGACGACGTGTGCCTGACGTTCGGCTACAACACCGGCGTCTTCAACATCCTCCAGCGGCTCCGGCGGATCCCGAACGTCATCAACATGGACGGCATGGAGTGGACCCGGCGGCGCTGGGGGGTCGTGCGCCAGGCCATCCTGCTGGCCAACGAGCGGTTCGCCAGCCTCTTCGGCAACCACCTCATCGCCGACCACCCCGACATCGAGCGCTACCTCGCCCGGTGGGCGCGGCGCAGCCGGATCAGCATGATCACGTATGGCGCGCACGCCGTCGTCGACGCCTCCCCCGCCCCGGTCGAGGCGATGGGCCTGCAGCCCGGTGGCTACCTCACCGTGATCTGCCGCCCGATCCCCGAGAACTCTCTGCTCGAGATCGTGGAGGGCTTCTCCGCCAAGCGGCGCGGCCGCACCCTGGTGGTCCTGGGCAACCTCGACGGCGGCACCGACGACTACCACCGTCAGGTGCTCGAGGCCGCCAGCGACGAGGTGCGCTTCCCCGGGGCCATCTACGACCCCGAGGTGGTGCAGGCGCTGCGGTTCCACTCGCTGGCCTACGTGCACGGCCACACCGTCGGCGGCACCAACCCCTCGCTGGTCGAGGCGATGGCGGCCGGCAACCCGGTGATCGCGCACGACAACGTCTACAACCGGTGGGTCGCCGGGCCCGCCCAGCGCTACTTCAGCACCGCCGACGACCTCGCAGCCCTGCTCGACGAGCTGCTCGACTCCCCCGACGCTCTCCATCAAATGCACGACGCGGCCCGGGGTCGGCATGCGGAAGAGTTCACCTGGGAGCACGTCGCCGGCCAGTACGAAGCGGTCCTGGCGCGCTTCCACGCAAAGCTCACGCACCGCGCCTGA
- the mfd gene encoding transcription-repair coupling factor has translation MTLAPLLDLLGADPGVARALTVARDGEPVADLTVSAGARPALVAALARESGRPVLAVTATTREAEDLVSALGCFLDPDRVADFPAWETLPHERLSPRSDTVGKRLAVLRRLKHPDPSDPAYGPLDVVVAPVRAVLQPVAQGLGDLAPVALRAGDEAPLDRVVEDLAAAAYSRTDLVERRGEFAVRGGILDVFPPTEDHPVRVEFWGDTVEEIRWFKVADQRSLEVAEHGLWAPPCREVLLTESVRARAAALVDQLPGAVDLLSKLAEGIAVEGMESLAPALVDGMESVLDTLRDGTAVVLCDPERVRTRAHDLVATSQEFLEAGWANAAVGNSVPIDLQGILGTASFWSLADLRAHARDTGMPWWDLGPFVADEELAEGDAVVVNTGLEEAPRYRGSTPEAVADLQGWVADGWRVVVVTEGPGLARRVAEVLAGESVPARLDADLADLTDGVVHLTTGSVGSGFLAPASRFALVTESDLTGTPGQGGSTKDMRKMPSRRRNQVDPLQLKPGDFVVHEQHGVGKFVEMVQRTVGGATREYLVIEYAASKRGQPGDRLFVPTDQLDQVTRYVGGEMPALNKMGGSDWQKTKGRARKYVKQIAAELIQLYSARMATAGHAFAPDTPWQRELEDAFSYVETPDQLSSIDEVKADMERTVPMDRLICGDVGYGKTEIAVRAAFKAIQDGKQVAVLVPTTLLVQQHLQTFTERYQQFPVTVRALSRFQSDKEARETIEGLANGSVDLVIGTHRLLGGSIRYKDLGLVVIDEEQRFGVEHKEQLKTLRTAVDVLAMSATPIPRTLEMAVTGIREMSTLATPPEERHPVLTYVGAYDEKQIVAAIRRELLREGQVFLVHNKVSSIERAASRIRELVPEARVATAHGKMGEHKLEQVVVDFWDKKFDVLVCTTIVETGLDISNANTLIVERSDVLGLSQLHQLRGRVGRGRERAYCYFLYPPEKPMTETAHDRLQTMASHTDLGAGIQIAMKDLEIRGAGNLLGGEQSGHIAGVGFDLYVRLVGEAVADFRGDGETPPGEIKIELPVDAHLPHEYVPGERLRLEAYKKLASVVDEQALAEIEAELVDRYGPLPEPVRNLMEVARLRTVARQAAVADISVQGNFVRFGPVDLPESAQLRLQRLYPKSLVKDAVHTILVPKPMTARVGGQPLRDTAVLQWASDLIRSVLLGSVADAARVGTRDGAGSAR, from the coding sequence ATGACCCTCGCCCCACTGCTCGACCTGCTGGGCGCCGACCCGGGCGTCGCCCGGGCGCTCACGGTCGCCCGCGACGGTGAGCCGGTCGCCGACCTCACGGTCAGCGCCGGCGCCCGCCCCGCGCTGGTGGCGGCGCTCGCGCGCGAGTCCGGCCGGCCGGTGCTCGCGGTCACCGCGACGACCCGCGAGGCCGAGGACCTGGTGTCGGCCCTCGGCTGCTTCCTCGACCCCGACCGGGTGGCCGACTTCCCGGCCTGGGAGACCCTGCCCCACGAGCGGCTGAGCCCGCGCAGCGACACCGTCGGCAAGCGGCTGGCGGTGCTGCGTCGCCTCAAGCACCCCGACCCGAGCGACCCGGCCTACGGCCCGCTCGACGTCGTCGTCGCTCCGGTGCGGGCGGTCCTCCAGCCGGTGGCCCAGGGACTCGGCGACCTCGCGCCGGTGGCCCTCAGGGCCGGGGACGAGGCTCCCCTGGACCGGGTCGTCGAGGACCTGGCGGCCGCGGCATACTCGCGCACCGACCTCGTCGAACGACGCGGTGAGTTCGCGGTCCGCGGCGGCATCCTCGACGTCTTCCCGCCCACCGAGGACCACCCCGTGCGGGTGGAGTTCTGGGGCGACACGGTCGAGGAGATCCGCTGGTTCAAGGTCGCCGACCAGCGCAGCCTCGAGGTCGCCGAGCACGGCCTCTGGGCCCCGCCGTGCCGTGAGGTGCTGCTCACCGAGTCGGTGCGCGCCCGGGCCGCCGCCCTCGTGGACCAGCTCCCCGGCGCGGTCGACCTGCTGTCCAAGCTCGCCGAGGGCATCGCCGTCGAGGGCATGGAGTCGCTGGCACCGGCGCTCGTCGACGGCATGGAGAGCGTGCTCGACACCCTGCGCGACGGCACCGCGGTGGTGCTCTGCGACCCCGAGCGGGTCCGCACCCGCGCCCACGACCTCGTGGCCACCAGCCAGGAGTTCCTCGAGGCCGGCTGGGCCAACGCCGCGGTCGGCAACAGCGTGCCGATCGACCTCCAGGGCATCCTCGGCACGGCGTCGTTCTGGTCCCTCGCCGACCTGCGCGCGCACGCCCGAGACACCGGTATGCCGTGGTGGGACCTCGGCCCGTTCGTCGCCGACGAGGAGCTCGCCGAGGGTGACGCCGTCGTCGTCAACACCGGCCTGGAGGAGGCGCCGCGCTACCGCGGCAGCACCCCCGAGGCGGTCGCCGACCTCCAGGGGTGGGTCGCCGACGGGTGGCGCGTCGTCGTCGTGACCGAAGGGCCCGGTCTGGCCCGCCGGGTGGCCGAGGTGCTGGCCGGCGAGTCGGTGCCGGCCCGTCTGGACGCCGACCTCGCCGACCTGACCGACGGCGTGGTGCACCTCACCACCGGCTCGGTCGGCAGCGGGTTCCTCGCTCCGGCGAGCCGGTTCGCGCTCGTCACCGAGTCCGACCTGACCGGTACCCCCGGCCAGGGTGGGTCCACCAAGGACATGCGCAAGATGCCCTCCCGGCGGCGCAACCAGGTCGACCCGCTGCAGCTCAAGCCCGGTGACTTCGTGGTGCACGAACAGCACGGCGTGGGCAAGTTCGTCGAGATGGTGCAGCGCACCGTCGGCGGCGCGACCCGGGAGTACCTCGTCATCGAGTACGCCGCGAGCAAGCGCGGCCAACCCGGCGACCGGCTCTTCGTGCCGACCGACCAGCTCGACCAGGTCACCCGCTACGTCGGGGGTGAGATGCCCGCGCTCAACAAGATGGGCGGCAGCGACTGGCAGAAGACCAAGGGCCGGGCCCGCAAGTACGTCAAGCAGATCGCCGCCGAGCTGATCCAGCTCTACTCGGCGCGGATGGCCACCGCCGGGCACGCGTTCGCCCCCGACACCCCGTGGCAGCGCGAGCTCGAGGACGCCTTCTCCTACGTCGAGACCCCCGACCAGCTCAGCTCCATCGACGAGGTCAAGGCCGACATGGAACGCACCGTCCCGATGGACCGGCTGATCTGCGGTGACGTCGGCTACGGCAAGACCGAGATCGCGGTGCGGGCGGCGTTCAAGGCGATCCAGGACGGCAAGCAGGTCGCCGTCCTGGTGCCCACCACGCTGCTGGTGCAGCAGCACCTGCAGACCTTCACCGAGCGCTACCAGCAGTTCCCCGTGACGGTCCGCGCCCTCTCACGGTTCCAGAGCGACAAGGAGGCGCGCGAGACCATCGAGGGGCTGGCCAACGGCAGCGTCGACCTCGTGATCGGCACGCACCGCCTCCTCGGCGGCTCGATCCGCTACAAGGACCTCGGGCTGGTCGTCATCGACGAGGAGCAGCGCTTCGGTGTCGAGCACAAGGAACAGCTCAAGACCCTGCGCACCGCGGTCGACGTGCTCGCCATGTCGGCCACCCCCATCCCGCGCACGCTCGAGATGGCGGTGACCGGCATCCGCGAGATGTCCACGCTCGCCACGCCGCCCGAGGAGCGGCACCCGGTGCTCACCTACGTCGGCGCCTACGACGAGAAGCAGATCGTCGCGGCGATCCGGCGCGAGCTGCTCCGCGAGGGGCAGGTCTTCCTCGTGCACAACAAGGTGTCCTCGATCGAGCGGGCCGCCAGCCGGATCCGCGAGCTGGTGCCCGAGGCCCGGGTGGCGACCGCCCACGGCAAGATGGGCGAGCACAAGCTCGAGCAGGTCGTCGTCGACTTCTGGGACAAGAAGTTCGACGTCCTCGTGTGCACCACCATCGTCGAGACCGGGCTGGACATCTCCAACGCCAACACCCTCATCGTCGAGCGCTCCGACGTCCTCGGGCTCTCCCAGCTGCACCAGCTCCGAGGCCGCGTCGGTCGTGGTCGGGAGCGGGCCTACTGCTACTTCCTCTACCCGCCCGAGAAGCCGATGACCGAGACCGCGCACGACCGGCTCCAGACGATGGCCAGCCACACCGACCTCGGCGCCGGCATCCAGATCGCGATGAAGGACCTCGAGATCCGTGGCGCCGGCAACCTGCTGGGCGGCGAGCAGTCCGGCCACATCGCGGGGGTCGGGTTCGACCTCTACGTCCGGCTGGTGGGTGAGGCGGTGGCCGACTTCCGTGGTGACGGCGAGACCCCTCCCGGCGAGATCAAGATCGAGCTCCCGGTCGACGCGCACCTGCCGCACGAGTACGTGCCGGGGGAGCGGCTGCGCCTGGAGGCCTACAAGAAGCTCGCCAGCGTCGTCGACGAGCAGGCCCTGGCCGAGATCGAGGCCGAGCTGGTCGACCGCTACGGCCCGCTCCCGGAGCCGGTGCGCAACCTGATGGAGGTGGCCCGGCTGCGCACGGTGGCCCGTCAGGCCGCGGTGGCCGACATCTCGGTGCAGGGCAACTTCGTGCGGTTCGGCCCGGTCGACCTGCCCGAGTCGGCCCAGCTCCGGCTGCAGCGGCTCTACCCGAAGTCGCTCGTCAAGGACGCGGTGCATACCATTCTCGTGCCGAAGCCCATGACGGCCCGGGTGGGTGGCCAACCGCTGCGCGACACGGCAGTCTTGCAGTGGGCCAGCGACCTCATCCGTTCCGTCCTGCTGGGCAGCGTCGCCGACGCCGCCCGGGTGGGCACCCGCGACGGAGCCGGCTCGGCTCGATGA
- a CDS encoding CDP-alcohol phosphatidyltransferase family protein, with the protein MSDETISPPLRRMAQARVLSAGAGKSNRGAPGYSRWINRPAGRQLAIIAFGVGLSPNQVTLLSGLTSLAGILVLALAPATVLIGCTVAFLLALAYALDSADGQVARMQGGGSRTGEWLDHVIDCVKIAALHAAVLVCWYRSFDVSDATLLVPIVFGIQASTYFFSKILTDQLRAAAAAPVEAAPPGADEGRPPVLASLLVLPLDYGLLCLTFVLLGFHQLFVLAYSALALLGVLLLAAGFAKWYRDLSRVA; encoded by the coding sequence ATGTCCGACGAGACGATCAGCCCGCCCCTCCGCCGCATGGCCCAGGCCAGGGTCCTCTCCGCCGGTGCCGGGAAGTCCAACCGGGGCGCCCCCGGCTACTCGCGCTGGATCAACCGCCCGGCCGGTCGCCAGCTGGCCATCATCGCCTTCGGCGTGGGCCTGTCGCCCAACCAGGTCACCCTCCTGTCCGGGCTGACCAGCCTGGCCGGCATCCTCGTCCTCGCGCTCGCGCCGGCCACCGTGCTGATCGGGTGCACCGTCGCGTTCCTGCTCGCGCTGGCCTACGCGCTCGACTCCGCCGACGGCCAGGTGGCCCGCATGCAGGGGGGCGGCAGCCGCACCGGCGAGTGGCTCGACCACGTCATCGACTGCGTCAAGATCGCCGCGCTGCACGCTGCGGTCCTGGTCTGCTGGTACCGCTCGTTCGACGTCTCCGACGCGACGCTGCTCGTGCCCATCGTGTTCGGCATCCAGGCGTCGACCTACTTCTTCTCCAAGATCCTCACCGACCAGCTCCGGGCCGCCGCCGCAGCGCCGGTCGAGGCCGCCCCACCGGGGGCCGACGAGGGACGCCCGCCGGTGCTCGCCTCCCTCCTCGTGCTGCCGCTGGACTACGGGCTGCTGTGCCTGACGTTCGTGCTGCTCGGCTTCCACCAGCTCTTCGTACTGGCCTACTCCGCCCTCGCCCTGCTGGGGGTGCTGCTGCTCGCGGCAGGCTTCGCGAAGTGGTACCGCGACCTGTCCCGCGTGGCCTGA
- a CDS encoding adenylyltransferase/cytidyltransferase family protein: MVRGYVPGVFDLFHIGHLNILRSAREQCDWLIAGVVTDENAFRAKSKFPVIPLAERVSILEHITLVDEVIVEHQPSKLDVWHDHPFDVIFKGDDWRGTPKGERLERDLGTVGVEVAYFPYTMHTSSTLLRAALEQFAS, from the coding sequence ATGGTCCGGGGGTACGTACCCGGGGTCTTCGACCTCTTCCACATCGGCCACCTCAACATCCTGCGCAGCGCCCGCGAACAGTGCGACTGGCTGATCGCCGGCGTGGTCACCGACGAGAACGCCTTCCGGGCCAAGTCGAAGTTCCCGGTCATCCCCCTGGCCGAGCGGGTCTCGATCCTGGAGCACATCACCCTGGTCGACGAGGTCATCGTCGAGCACCAGCCGAGCAAGCTCGACGTCTGGCACGACCACCCCTTCGACGTCATCTTCAAGGGCGACGACTGGCGGGGCACGCCCAAGGGCGAGCGGCTCGAGCGCGACCTGGGCACGGTCGGCGTCGAGGTCGCCTACTTCCCCTACACGATGCACACCTCCAGCACGCTGTTGCGCGCTGCCCTGGAGCAGTTCGCGTCCTGA
- a CDS encoding Gfo/Idh/MocA family protein encodes MGVVGLGKMGLSHLSIFKAHPDVDLVAVCDSTGYVLDVLSKYTGLRTYKDLAAMLAAEHLDAVVIATPSHLHAPMVRTALEAGVHVFCEKPFTLDDDDGQALTTLARERGLVTQVGYHNRFVAAFAELKRLIDAGALGDVTHVVAEAYGPVVLAPKGGTWRSRRASGGGCLYDYAAHPIDLVQWYLGMPTGVEGSRLNKIFSAETDDEVVSTLMYPDDVTAQVSVNWSDESQRKMSTKISVWGTTGRAVADRQEVQVYLRDTATVPDGYRPGWNVHYTTDLTEQPWFYLRGEEYSAQAATFVERVMTRTTEGPNVFSSAAATDRILSMISADAQGLTAVGERAASSATVTAPRRRRLAFGRGRTA; translated from the coding sequence ATGGGGGTCGTCGGCCTCGGCAAGATGGGCCTGTCCCACCTGTCCATCTTCAAGGCGCACCCGGACGTCGACCTCGTCGCCGTCTGCGACTCGACCGGCTACGTCCTCGACGTGCTGAGCAAGTACACCGGGCTGCGCACCTACAAGGACCTGGCCGCGATGCTCGCGGCGGAGCACCTCGACGCGGTGGTCATCGCCACCCCGTCGCACCTGCACGCCCCGATGGTGCGCACGGCGCTCGAGGCCGGCGTGCACGTCTTCTGCGAGAAGCCGTTCACCCTCGACGACGACGACGGCCAGGCCCTCACCACGCTGGCCCGCGAGCGCGGCCTGGTGACCCAGGTCGGCTACCACAACCGGTTCGTCGCCGCCTTCGCCGAGCTCAAGCGGCTGATCGACGCCGGCGCGCTGGGCGACGTCACCCACGTCGTCGCCGAGGCCTACGGCCCGGTCGTGCTGGCCCCCAAGGGAGGCACCTGGCGCAGCCGGCGCGCGTCCGGCGGCGGCTGCCTCTACGACTACGCCGCCCACCCGATCGACCTGGTGCAGTGGTATCTGGGCATGCCGACCGGGGTCGAGGGCAGCCGGCTCAACAAGATCTTCTCCGCCGAGACCGACGACGAGGTGGTGTCGACGCTGATGTACCCCGACGACGTCACCGCGCAGGTCTCGGTCAACTGGTCGGACGAGTCGCAGCGCAAGATGTCGACCAAGATCAGCGTCTGGGGCACCACCGGCCGGGCCGTCGCGGACCGGCAGGAGGTGCAGGTCTACCTGCGCGACACCGCCACGGTCCCCGACGGCTACCGACCCGGCTGGAACGTCCACTACACGACCGACCTCACCGAGCAGCCGTGGTTCTACCTGCGCGGCGAGGAGTACTCCGCGCAGGCTGCCACGTTCGTCGAACGGGTCATGACGCGCACGACCGAGGGCCCCAACGTGTTCAGCTCCGCCGCGGCCACCGACCGCATCCTGTCGATGATCTCCGCCGACGCGCAGGGCCTGACCGCCGTCGGCGAGCGTGCGGCGTCGAGCGCCACCGTGACCGCACCCCGCCGCCGACGACTGGCCTTCGGCCGAGGGAGGACCGCCTGA
- a CDS encoding polysaccharide biosynthesis tyrosine autokinase, with translation MTLRAYLQILLKRWRIVVACLVLVLGSAGTLTYLTPPTYAAYATAFVSISQAGTADASIYQSSQFAMQRVKSYTEVVKSPDVLQPVIDDLDLDMSVSDLRQVVAAENPVDTVLIKISATDAKASRAQAIANAVSDQLGLVIERLETPREGGQSPVKVTTTVPSALPRSPISPRIPLNMALGLLAGLALGVIVAVIREQQDTTVKGDELEELTGRAALALIGLNPAVKTQPLITMQGHGRGVEEFRSLRTTLQFVDVDQPPRVIVITSALAAEGKTTTACNLAIALAQSSLRVCLVEADMRRPNAATLLGVDGSIGLSNVVAGQIDLADALMPWHRGLLTILPAGTTPPDPTRLLGSKNMAAVLATLRADFDFVIIDAPPILPVSDAAVLARAADGAVLVARYGKTRREQLTSAIADLEAVKARLIGTALTMVPARGQRDLRGHDEDYAAIAAVSENDWPAAAIPTAPNDGSVADDTKPVAPTSPAPREPSTDDAGGGTAKDTRGSDGSSAPERDRNGAGDRDRGGRDRDRGDDRGNRDGRQGAPVSLDPRVVGTSFSKAMKPSGQGRVH, from the coding sequence ATGACGCTGCGCGCCTACCTCCAGATCCTGCTCAAGCGGTGGCGGATCGTCGTGGCCTGCCTCGTGCTCGTGCTCGGCTCCGCCGGCACGCTCACCTACCTCACCCCGCCCACGTATGCCGCCTACGCGACGGCTTTCGTGTCGATCAGCCAGGCCGGGACGGCCGACGCCTCGATCTACCAGAGCTCGCAGTTCGCCATGCAGCGGGTGAAGTCCTACACGGAGGTCGTCAAGAGCCCTGACGTGCTCCAGCCGGTGATCGACGATCTCGACCTCGACATGTCGGTGAGCGACCTGCGCCAGGTCGTCGCGGCCGAGAACCCCGTCGACACCGTGCTCATCAAGATCTCCGCCACCGACGCCAAGGCCTCTCGCGCCCAGGCGATCGCCAACGCCGTGAGCGACCAGCTCGGGCTCGTGATCGAGCGCCTCGAGACCCCGAGGGAGGGCGGCCAGTCCCCCGTGAAGGTCACGACGACCGTGCCCTCGGCGCTGCCGCGCTCCCCGATCTCCCCGCGCATCCCGCTCAACATGGCGCTCGGGCTGCTCGCCGGCCTCGCGCTCGGGGTGATCGTGGCCGTGATCCGGGAGCAGCAGGACACCACCGTCAAGGGCGACGAGCTCGAGGAGCTCACCGGCCGGGCCGCGCTGGCGCTGATCGGCCTCAACCCGGCGGTCAAGACCCAGCCGCTGATCACGATGCAGGGCCACGGCCGCGGCGTCGAGGAGTTCCGGTCGCTGCGGACGACGCTGCAGTTCGTCGACGTCGACCAGCCGCCGCGCGTCATCGTGATCACCTCCGCGCTCGCGGCCGAGGGCAAGACGACCACCGCCTGCAACCTCGCGATCGCGCTGGCCCAGTCGTCGCTGCGGGTCTGCCTGGTCGAGGCCGACATGCGGCGGCCCAACGCCGCGACCCTGTTGGGTGTCGACGGGTCGATCGGCCTGTCCAACGTCGTGGCCGGCCAGATCGACCTCGCGGACGCCCTGATGCCCTGGCACCGCGGCCTGCTGACGATCCTGCCGGCCGGCACCACCCCGCCCGACCCGACCCGGCTGCTCGGCTCCAAGAACATGGCAGCGGTGCTGGCGACCCTGCGGGCCGACTTCGACTTCGTCATCATCGACGCCCCGCCGATCCTGCCGGTCAGCGACGCGGCCGTGCTGGCCCGGGCGGCCGACGGCGCGGTGCTCGTGGCGCGCTACGGCAAGACCCGTCGCGAACAGCTGACCAGCGCCATCGCCGACCTCGAGGCGGTCAAGGCCCGGCTGATCGGCACCGCCCTGACGATGGTGCCGGCTCGGGGGCAGCGCGACCTGCGCGGTCACGACGAGGACTACGCGGCCATCGCGGCGGTCTCCGAGAACGACTGGCCCGCAGCCGCCATCCCGACGGCACCGAACGACGGCTCCGTCGCGGACGACACCAAGCCCGTGGCCCCGACGAGCCCCGCACCTCGGGAGCCGTCGACCGACGACGCAGGTGGCGGCACGGCGAAGGACACCCGGGGCTCCGACGGGTCGTCCGCGCCGGAGCGGGACCGCAACGGTGCGGGCGACCGCGACCGGGGCGGCCGTGACCGTGATCGTGGCGACGACCGTGGCAACCGGGACGGTCGCCAGGGCGCGCCGGTCTCGCTGGACCCGAGGGTCGTCGGCACCAGCTTCTCGAAGGCGATGAAGCCCTCGGGGCAGGGCCGAGTGCACTGA
- a CDS encoding arsenate reductase/protein-tyrosine-phosphatase family protein, with protein METTVLVLCANDRCLAPAAAAVLRSALQAHGEWHVQVVSAGLRVEVGAGWCPEMSEQLTKDHDLILRPHRAQQVTAELVRAADLVLVSERKYRGTARLLDAGSAAHTFTLVEAALLATAALQRAAGEPPPLAEDPAPAGAGRLGTRERLMWLLEEMDAMRGLVAVPEEPHGWRTRFSRSEVVGLDILDPDSERGSHRKAGPAMRQALDSFASSLADASPRTVSA; from the coding sequence ATGGAGACGACGGTTCTGGTGCTGTGCGCGAACGACCGCTGTCTGGCCCCCGCCGCCGCGGCCGTCCTCCGCTCGGCCCTCCAGGCCCACGGCGAGTGGCACGTCCAGGTGGTCTCAGCCGGGCTGCGCGTCGAGGTCGGCGCCGGCTGGTGCCCCGAGATGAGCGAGCAGCTCACCAAGGACCACGACCTCATCCTGCGGCCGCACCGCGCCCAGCAGGTCACGGCCGAGCTGGTGCGCGCCGCCGACCTCGTGCTGGTGTCCGAACGCAAGTACCGCGGCACCGCGCGACTCCTGGACGCCGGCAGCGCCGCCCACACGTTCACGCTCGTCGAGGCAGCGCTGCTCGCCACCGCCGCCCTGCAGCGGGCCGCGGGCGAGCCGCCACCGCTGGCCGAGGACCCCGCACCGGCGGGAGCCGGTCGGCTCGGCACCCGCGAGCGCCTGATGTGGCTGCTCGAGGAGATGGACGCCATGCGCGGCCTGGTCGCCGTGCCCGAGGAGCCGCACGGCTGGCGCACCAGGTTCAGCCGCTCCGAGGTGGTCGGGCTCGACATCCTCGACCCCGACAGTGAGCGCGGCTCGCACCGCAAGGCCGGCCCCGCGATGCGCCAGGCGCTGGACTCGTTCGCCTCGAGCCTGGCCGACGCCTCCCCGAGGACCGTCTCGGCCTGA
- a CDS encoding O-antigen ligase family protein, with amino-acid sequence MNATKPTTTTRPDIAPWQLYLCCILLVACTIPWRRATYFSGALDPVVAVKGLIGAAGLALAFQYAGRSSVRTVVGARTLTFAGLYLTVSVLGGWASGQALPSAVVAIRVAMLLTSLALLLHAVGVSRLITAMLHSMGAVAVFAIATGAGTLTSGRLQGGIPPLAPNEIAFLGGAVLLLTVQRMIEGRARRSEVVLALGLFGVVWLTGSRTTAATLFLAVAVMTIQARRFSATGFVAMVAAVPVVAFAALATSAVTDMLLRGGDQNITTLSSRTIAWQAALTMDGSTWQRWFGGGLTLKHIPVSGQYWATQLLDSSWISALVQTGLVGLGLTALWVTVTLVSAVRTPRPWRPLWVGLVLFVALRSLLESGLFDASTSFIVFAMVSLMSERVTRTAPDPGAWVHPDDAVPTAAVPTVAAAAAATAAATAGSGLGASRGQAPARSARTALTSRR; translated from the coding sequence ATGAACGCGACAAAGCCGACAACGACCACCCGGCCGGACATCGCGCCGTGGCAGCTCTATCTCTGTTGCATCCTGCTCGTCGCCTGCACCATCCCGTGGCGCCGGGCGACCTACTTCTCCGGCGCGCTCGACCCGGTGGTCGCCGTCAAGGGGCTGATCGGCGCGGCCGGGCTGGCCCTGGCCTTCCAGTACGCCGGCCGCTCGAGCGTCCGAACCGTCGTCGGGGCCCGCACCCTGACCTTCGCCGGCCTCTACCTCACCGTCTCCGTCCTGGGCGGCTGGGCCTCGGGGCAGGCCCTCCCGTCGGCCGTCGTGGCGATCCGCGTCGCCATGCTGCTGACCAGCCTCGCGCTGCTGCTCCACGCCGTCGGCGTGTCGCGGCTCATCACCGCCATGCTCCACTCGATGGGCGCCGTGGCGGTGTTCGCGATAGCCACCGGCGCCGGCACGCTGACCTCCGGTCGCCTCCAGGGTGGCATCCCACCGCTGGCTCCCAACGAGATCGCCTTCCTCGGCGGGGCGGTGCTGCTGCTGACCGTCCAACGGATGATCGAGGGGCGGGCCAGGCGCTCCGAGGTCGTCCTGGCCCTGGGGCTCTTCGGCGTCGTGTGGCTGACCGGTTCACGCACCACGGCCGCCACGCTCTTCCTCGCGGTCGCGGTGATGACGATCCAGGCACGCCGGTTCTCGGCCACGGGTTTCGTGGCCATGGTGGCGGCGGTCCCGGTGGTGGCCTTCGCGGCACTGGCCACCAGTGCGGTGACCGACATGCTGCTGCGCGGCGGTGACCAGAACATCACCACGCTCAGCTCGCGCACGATCGCCTGGCAGGCGGCCCTCACCATGGACGGGTCGACCTGGCAACGCTGGTTCGGCGGCGGCCTCACGCTCAAGCACATCCCGGTGTCCGGGCAGTACTGGGCCACCCAGCTGCTCGACAGCAGCTGGATCTCCGCGCTCGTCCAGACCGGCCTGGTCGGGCTCGGCCTCACCGCCCTGTGGGTGACGGTGACCCTTGTCTCGGCCGTGCGCACCCCACGCCCCTGGCGCCCCCTGTGGGTCGGCCTGGTGCTGTTCGTGGCGCTGCGCAGCCTGCTGGAGAGCGGGCTGTTCGACGCCAGCACGTCGTTCATCGTGTTCGCGATGGTGAGCCTGATGTCCGAACGCGTCACGCGGACCGCGCCCGACCCGGGCGCGTGGGTGCACCCCGACGACGCCGTCCCGACCGCCGCCGTCCCGACCGTCGCCGCAGCCGCCGCAGCCACCGCGGCGGCCACCGCGGGGTCGGGTCTGGGGGCGAGCCGGGGTCAGGCTCCGGCGAGGTCCGCCAGGACCGCGCTCACGTCCCGGCGGTAA